In Trichocoleus sp. FACHB-46, the sequence AAGCAGCTTAACAGGTAAATAAAACACGTCGAAGTCCTTACTTCCACCGCACCAGGAGGTTTCAGAATGAACGCATCAAAAATGTTGGTCACAGGAGGGACAGGTTCCCTCGGTTCACGGGTGGTCGATCGCCTACAAACTGCGGGTTGCAACGTTCAGGTTCTCAGTCGTAGTGGACGTCTCGGCACCGTTCCAGGAGATTTGCTGACGGGTGAGGGATTGGAGAAGGCAGTCGAAGGAATTAATACCATTATTCATTGCGCTTCTAGCCCCACCAATTCACGTCAAGTTGATGTAGAAGGAACGAGGCGCTTACTTCAAGCCGCAGAACAGGCAGGAGTTTCTCACATTGTTTATGTCTCGATTGTCGGAGTCGATCGCAACCCCTTTTACCCCTACTACGGCATGAAGCTTGAAGTTGAGCAGATGATTGAACAGGCTTCCATCGGGTGGACCATTCTTAGAGCAACACAGTTTCACGAATTTGTACTGACGCTGATTCAACTGCTCGATCGCCTGCCTATCATGCTCATGCCCAAAGGCTTTCTGCTCCAGCCGATTGAAGCAAGTGAAGTTGCCAATCGCCTAGTTGAACTGGTTCTTTCCTCTGCTGCCGGACGAGTGAGCGACATCGGGGGTCCCGAAATTTGGACAGCAGCCGATCTAGCGAGAGTGTATTTCAAAGCAACTGGACGGAAACGGAGCGTTGTCGAAGTTCCCATTCCTGGCAAAATCGCCCAAGCCTTTCGTACAGGAGCACAGCTCTGCCCCGACCAAAAGTACGGCAAAGTTGGCTGGGAAGCGTTTTTGAGCCAACTATCCAAAGAGAATTACCGGGAGAGGAAAAGCATTTCACTGAATTTAGAGGAAATATCATGAACAAGATTGTGTTTAAGTCTGCTACTGACATGGCTCACATGATTCGCGAGCGCCAAATTTCTGCGGTCGAACTTCTAGACGCGCATCTGGAACAAATTGCTCAACACAACTCGAAACTAAATGCCATCTGCACCCTTGATGGAGCAAATGCCCGAACTAGAGCCAAGCAGGCAGATGAGGCGCTTGCAAAAGGTGAAGATTGGGGCGCATTGCATGGAGTTCCGGTCACGATCAAAGACATTTTTGAAACGGCTGGACTCCGCACAACCGCAGGCTATATTCCCCTTCGAGATTACATTCCCCAGCAGGATGCGACAGTCGTTGCCAGACTGAGAGCAGCGGGAGCGCTTATCCTGGGAAAAACCAACATGGCAGAACTCGCAGCCGATTATCAGAGTATCAATTCTCTGTTTCCGCCAGTCAACAATCCCTGGAATTTAGCCTACACGCCTGGAGGAAGTTCAGGGGGCAGTGCTACCGCGATCGCAGCAGGTCTTTCACCCCTCGATCTGGGCAATGATTTTGGCGGGTCTGTGCGTCAACCCGCTCACTTTTGTGGGGTCTATGGACTCAAATCCACCGATCGCCGCATTTCTACCGCAGGCATGATTCCTGAAGTTCCGGGTCTGCCCTTGTGTGTTCGACAGATGATGACAGTTGGCTGTTTGGCGCGATCCTTGGAAGACATTCGGCTTTGCTTTTCGCTGATTGCCGGAGCAGATGTGCGCCGTCCAGATGTTCCTCCGGTTCCCCTAGATCCGCCTTCAGGCAAAGCATTGTCTGATCTCAAGATTGCCTGGATTGATCAGTGGAGTGAAGTTCCGGTCGCCTCTGATATCCGCACCGTCATGCAGAAAACGGCTCAAATGTTGGCAAATACGGGTGCCCAGGTAGAACGTTGGCTGCCCCAAGGCTTTGACACCTCAAAGATGTTGAACCTGTACATGCGAGTTGCAGCTTATAACAATACCTATGCTCAACCGAGAGATCGTTATAACATCCGACGCAGTTTAGAGTTGATCGCTCGTACAGCCACCCAAGGTGATAAAAAACTCAGACAATTAGGAGACTTCAGCCGCTTTCTTCCAGAGCTACTCAATCCCAGTTTGAAGGGATATTTTGCAACGCTGACCGAGCGCGATCGCTTCATTACTCAACTGGATACGGCATTAGAGTCATGGGATGTTTGGTTAGT encodes:
- a CDS encoding SDR family oxidoreductase translates to MNASKMLVTGGTGSLGSRVVDRLQTAGCNVQVLSRSGRLGTVPGDLLTGEGLEKAVEGINTIIHCASSPTNSRQVDVEGTRRLLQAAEQAGVSHIVYVSIVGVDRNPFYPYYGMKLEVEQMIEQASIGWTILRATQFHEFVLTLIQLLDRLPIMLMPKGFLLQPIEASEVANRLVELVLSSAAGRVSDIGGPEIWTAADLARVYFKATGRKRSVVEVPIPGKIAQAFRTGAQLCPDQKYGKVGWEAFLSQLSKENYRERKSISLNLEEIS
- a CDS encoding amidase, producing the protein MNKIVFKSATDMAHMIRERQISAVELLDAHLEQIAQHNSKLNAICTLDGANARTRAKQADEALAKGEDWGALHGVPVTIKDIFETAGLRTTAGYIPLRDYIPQQDATVVARLRAAGALILGKTNMAELAADYQSINSLFPPVNNPWNLAYTPGGSSGGSATAIAAGLSPLDLGNDFGGSVRQPAHFCGVYGLKSTDRRISTAGMIPEVPGLPLCVRQMMTVGCLARSLEDIRLCFSLIAGADVRRPDVPPVPLDPPSGKALSDLKIAWIDQWSEVPVASDIRTVMQKTAQMLANTGAQVERWLPQGFDTSKMLNLYMRVAAYNNTYAQPRDRYNIRRSLELIARTATQGDKKLRQLGDFSRFLPELLNPSLKGYFATLTERDRFITQLDTALESWDVWLVPVAATAAFTHRPAWSAVEVDGRAYPYGVANGAYTMPFNLSGHPTIVIPMG